The Siniperca chuatsi isolate FFG_IHB_CAS linkage group LG7, ASM2008510v1, whole genome shotgun sequence genome includes a window with the following:
- the p2ry1 gene encoding P2Y purinoceptor 1: protein MTTDLNLTSLLNVTDLHNQTRGCSLTRTGFQFYYLPTVYIMVFITGLVGNSLAIWMFVCHMRPWSSISVYMFNLALADFCYVLSLPFLIFYYFNKTDWIFGDVLCRLQRFIFHVNLYGSILFLTCISVHRYTGVVHPLKSLGRLKKKNAVITSALVWVVVVIGISPILYYSRTGLKRNATICYDTTTEDELPGYFIYSMTLTVFGFCIPFIIIFCCYGMIVKALICNDMNNAPLRQKSIHLVIIVLAVFAVSYLPFHVMKNLNMRARLYFQSPNMCDFNNRVYATYQVTRGLASLNSCVDPILYFLAGDTFRRKLSRATKKPSRKGDNVLQSKSEETALNSLAEYVENGDRRL, encoded by the coding sequence ATGACCACAGACCTGAACTTGACCTCCCTGCTGAATGTAACAGATCTCCACAATCAAACGAGAGGATGTTCCCTCACCAGGACAGGTTTCCAGTTCTACTACTTGCCCACCGTTTACATCATGGTCTTCATCACAGGGCTGGTGGGCAACAGCCTGGCCATTTGGATGTTTGTGTGCCATATGAGACCCTGGAGCAGCATCTCTGTCTACATGTTCAACCTGGCTCTGGCTGACTTCTGCTATGTCCTCTCGCTGCCCTTCCTCATCTTCTACTACTTCAACAAAACAGACTGGATATTCGGGGACGTTCTGTGCCGACTGCAACGTTTTATATTCCACGTGAATCTTTACGGGAGTAttctgtttctgacctgcatcAGCGTTCACAGGTACACCGGGGTTGTGCACCCACTCAAATCTCTGGGCcgactgaagaagaaaaatgcagTTATTACCAGTGCGTTGGTGTGGGTGGTGGTTGTTATAGGTATTTCCCCCATCCTTTATTATTCCAGGACCGGCTTAAAGCGTAATGCAACCATTTGTTATGACACCACCACTGAGGATGAGTTACCGGGTTATTTTATCTACAGCATGACTTTGACTGTGTTTGGGTTCTGCATCCCCTTTATTATCATATTTTGTTGCTATGGCATGATCGTCAAAGCATTAATCTGCAATGACATGAACAACGCGCCCCTGCGGCAGAAATCTATCCACCTGGTTATCATCGTGCTCGCGGTCTTCGCCGTCTCCTACCTGCCTTTCCACGTGATGAAGAACCTCAACATGAGGGCCAGGCTGTACTTCCAGAGCCCCAACATGTGCGATTTTAATAACCGTGTCTACGCCACCTACCAGGTGACACGAGGGCTGGCCAGCCTCAATAGCTGTGTGGATCCTATTCTTTACTTCCTGGCTGGAGATACCTTCAGGAGGAAGCTGTCACGGGCCACTAAAAAACCCTCTAGGAAGGGGGACAATGTCCTTCAGTCCAAGAGCGAGGAGACAGCTCTCAACAGCCTGGCGGAGTATGTGGAGAATGGGGACCGGAGGCTGTGA